Proteins encoded within one genomic window of Gloeobacter kilaueensis JS1:
- a CDS encoding DEAD/DEAH box helicase — protein MTFSQLNLHLALLRGIEEMGFNQPTAIQSEAIPPALAGHDVLACAMTGSGKTAAFLLPILQRLLDEPRGTTRALILTPTRELATQIQEHFVQLARHTRLRSAVIMGGVPAAPQIRALKSGVEVLIATPGRLLDHLDQSYTRLSGLEVLVLDEADRMLDMGFLPAIRQVLSHLPARRQTLFFSATMPRPIARLAREILKQPFSINQERQAAPATGLTQSAYPVAQELKARLLLQLIAHERMRQVIVFTRTKHRANRLAELLTAAGVSCDRIHGNRTQAQRTQALESFKSGKCQVLVATDIAARGLDIEALGHVVNFDVPQVAEDYIHRVGRTARAERTGDAITFVAPDEEERWRAIERAIGKRLPRLTLAGFDYKATPAQPLEVPIRERIAAIRSAKTEERARATAKAERKAQRQPAQAHSRPEAKRPALRKRASA, from the coding sequence ATGACCTTTTCACAATTGAATCTGCACCTGGCGTTGCTGCGCGGCATCGAGGAGATGGGCTTCAACCAGCCGACGGCAATCCAGTCTGAGGCCATTCCCCCAGCTCTGGCCGGCCACGATGTGCTGGCCTGTGCGATGACCGGTAGCGGCAAGACGGCTGCTTTCTTGCTGCCGATTCTGCAGCGGCTACTCGATGAACCGCGCGGGACGACCCGTGCCCTCATCCTCACCCCGACGCGGGAACTGGCAACCCAGATTCAAGAACATTTTGTTCAGCTCGCCCGGCACACGCGCCTGCGCAGCGCGGTGATCATGGGCGGCGTCCCGGCAGCTCCCCAGATTCGGGCACTCAAAAGCGGCGTCGAGGTGCTGATTGCCACACCCGGTCGCCTGCTCGATCACCTGGACCAGTCCTACACCCGTCTGTCCGGCCTCGAGGTTCTGGTCCTCGACGAAGCGGACCGAATGCTGGATATGGGCTTTTTACCGGCGATCCGCCAGGTGCTTTCCCATCTGCCCGCCCGGCGGCAGACGCTGTTTTTCTCGGCGACGATGCCCCGGCCCATCGCCCGGCTGGCAAGAGAAATCCTCAAGCAGCCGTTTTCGATCAATCAGGAGCGTCAGGCCGCTCCCGCTACCGGCCTCACCCAGAGCGCCTACCCGGTGGCCCAGGAACTGAAGGCGAGGCTGTTGCTGCAGCTTATTGCCCACGAGCGGATGCGTCAGGTGATCGTCTTCACGCGCACCAAACACCGGGCAAACCGGCTGGCTGAATTGCTCACCGCCGCCGGAGTAAGCTGCGATCGCATCCACGGCAACCGCACCCAGGCCCAGCGCACCCAGGCGCTCGAAAGCTTCAAAAGCGGCAAATGCCAGGTTCTTGTAGCGACCGATATCGCCGCACGGGGCCTCGATATCGAAGCGCTCGGCCATGTCGTCAACTTCGATGTGCCCCAGGTGGCCGAAGATTATATTCACCGCGTCGGTCGTACCGCCCGTGCCGAGCGCACCGGCGATGCGATCACCTTCGTCGCCCCCGACGAGGAGGAGCGCTGGCGAGCGATCGAGCGGGCAATCGGCAAGCGCCTGCCCCGGCTGACGCTCGCCGGTTTCGACTACAAGGCGACCCCCGCCCAACCGCTGGAGGTACCGATCCGCGAGCGGATCGCCGCGATCCGCTCTGCCAAGACGGAGGAGCGGGCGCGGGCTACAGCCAAAGCCGAGCGCAAGGCCCAACGGCAACCGGCCCAGGCCCATTCCCGGCCAGAGGCGAAGCGGCCTGCGCTCAGAAAACGGGCCTCGGCCTGA
- a CDS encoding acyl-CoA thioesterase/bile acid-CoA:amino acid N-acyltransferase family protein, producing the protein MLHRTGWSIALAILVSGCFASAARTQQAMSVRRGTSPSICTIAGTRCSSSATTASTALAFNFVPTNKVHSGDPLSIRLTGLSAGATVEITAQRLVPADKPTLYRSSATFQADTNGVIDLATTPALSGSFTGIDPTGLFWSMLPTTASIAGFAPGLVQLQASAAGKPLAIGEVTLLDSDPNVRIEAVDAFAGAVLAHPPRQSKPPVLIVLGGSEGGATTARSLAGRLAPYGFAVLGLPYYSPDFGGKQEVPGLPSSFARLPVDRLAQVRAWLQKRSDIDASRIAIYGVSKGAEFALIAASKYPWLTSVVAVVPSDVVWEGWGATAQPPGSQPSFSFEGKALPFTPYDGIDKEFAKFSQPGAVVRLRIPHDAGRRANPERAAAARIRVEDFAGEMMVVGGMEDQVWASGLMAQNIAERRAEAGRKTTALIYPEAGHPLSGDGWKPTTDYGAGLGGSPAGNAHAQYDAWPKTIAFLLRTLKVSADRDSWSTRDRMSDGAVGEFDKGLKGKTWISDWKMGLRRSMVSKGSPPT; encoded by the coding sequence ATGTTACACAGAACTGGCTGGTCAATCGCCCTGGCGATTCTTGTCTCGGGCTGCTTTGCCAGTGCCGCTCGGACACAGCAGGCGATGAGTGTTCGGCGCGGCACGAGCCCCAGCATCTGTACAATCGCAGGTACCCGCTGCAGCAGTAGCGCTACGACGGCATCGACCGCTCTGGCATTTAACTTCGTACCCACGAACAAGGTGCATTCCGGCGACCCACTTTCCATCCGGCTGACAGGACTATCTGCAGGCGCAACCGTCGAGATTACTGCCCAACGCCTCGTGCCGGCGGACAAACCAACGCTCTATCGCTCCTCGGCTACTTTTCAAGCCGATACCAACGGCGTGATCGATCTAGCTACTACCCCAGCCCTTTCGGGCTCCTTCACCGGCATCGACCCCACCGGCCTTTTCTGGTCGATGCTTCCTACCACCGCATCAATCGCGGGCTTTGCGCCGGGTCTGGTTCAACTCCAGGCAAGCGCCGCAGGAAAACCGTTGGCGATCGGGGAAGTAACACTCCTCGATAGCGATCCGAATGTGCGAATCGAGGCGGTGGACGCGTTTGCCGGAGCAGTGCTTGCCCATCCACCGCGTCAGAGCAAACCGCCGGTGCTCATCGTTCTGGGTGGCTCAGAAGGCGGGGCCACCACAGCTCGCAGTCTGGCTGGGCGGCTTGCTCCCTATGGGTTTGCTGTTCTAGGGCTGCCCTACTACTCGCCCGATTTCGGTGGCAAACAGGAGGTGCCGGGGTTGCCCTCCAGCTTCGCTCGATTGCCAGTGGACCGCCTCGCTCAGGTGCGCGCCTGGTTGCAAAAGCGCTCCGACATCGACGCAAGTCGAATTGCTATCTACGGAGTCTCAAAAGGAGCAGAATTTGCCCTCATCGCTGCAAGCAAGTATCCCTGGCTCACCTCGGTGGTAGCAGTGGTGCCCAGTGATGTGGTCTGGGAGGGCTGGGGGGCCACTGCCCAGCCGCCAGGATCACAACCGTCGTTTTCCTTCGAGGGAAAAGCACTGCCTTTTACTCCATACGATGGCATCGACAAAGAATTTGCCAAGTTCTCCCAGCCTGGTGCGGTGGTGCGTCTGCGCATTCCCCACGATGCAGGGCGACGAGCCAACCCCGAACGAGCCGCCGCTGCCCGCATTCGAGTCGAGGACTTTGCAGGCGAGATGATGGTGGTGGGTGGAATGGAAGACCAAGTCTGGGCTTCCGGGCTGATGGCTCAGAATATCGCTGAGCGCCGTGCGGAGGCGGGACGCAAGACAACGGCCCTCATCTACCCGGAGGCCGGGCATCCGCTGAGCGGTGATGGCTGGAAACCGACCACTGACTACGGTGCAGGTCTAGGAGGTAGCCCGGCGGGCAATGCCCACGCCCAATACGACGCTTGGCCCAAGACCATCGCTTTCCTGCTCCGGACGTTGAAGGTATCGGCTGACAGGGACAGTTGGTCCACGAGGGATAGGATGAGCGACGGTGCTGTTGGCGAATTCGACAAGGGGCTAAAAGGCAAGACATGGATTTCAGACTGGAAGATGGGCCTGCGGAGGTCTATGGTTTCGAAAGGGTCGCCACCTACCTGA
- a CDS encoding RNA recognition motif domain-containing protein encodes MTIFVGNLPFSVTQQDLSDAFAKFGTVKNVKIPIDRDSGQPRGFAFVEMAESEEAKVIEQLDGTTWDNRQIRVSKAEPRPERNGSSFANRSERPR; translated from the coding sequence ATGACTATTTTTGTTGGCAACTTGCCTTTTTCCGTTACTCAGCAGGATCTCAGCGACGCGTTTGCCAAGTTCGGAACTGTGAAGAACGTGAAGATCCCGATCGACCGCGATAGCGGCCAGCCCAGGGGTTTCGCCTTTGTAGAGATGGCGGAATCTGAGGAAGCGAAAGTGATCGAACAACTCGACGGCACTACCTGGGACAACCGCCAGATCCGAGTCAGCAAGGCCGAGCCCCGGCCCGAACGTAACGGTAGCAGCTTCGCTAACCGTTCCGAGCGGCCCAGGTAA
- a CDS encoding RluA family pseudouridine synthase produces the protein MAESSDSAVNQGCTYIDRIDRVAAGATVLDFYRERYRHSQPQQWRERIEKGEVLLDGKRTGTGEILRPGQVLSYHRQPWQEPPVPLHFEILYEDEVVLVVAKPSGLPVLPGGGFVENTLLAQLKKHFPERTPVPVHRLGRGTSGLLLLARTPKSRAALSEQLRRQQITKIYRALASGSPVADHFAIDQPIGKVPYPGLGYLWAATDGGLTAYSECSVLRRQARDSLLAVTIRTGRPHQIRIHLAAAGHPLVGDPLYGPGGVPQAVEGEGRRAVPGDCGYWLHAWKLGFRHPESGRGLELTCAPPPGLA, from the coding sequence ATGGCCGAAAGCAGCGACAGCGCTGTGAATCAGGGCTGCACCTACATCGATCGCATCGACCGCGTAGCAGCGGGGGCGACGGTCCTCGATTTTTACCGCGAGCGCTACCGCCATTCGCAGCCGCAGCAGTGGCGGGAGCGCATCGAGAAGGGAGAAGTGCTGCTCGATGGGAAAAGGACAGGGACTGGAGAAATCCTGCGCCCAGGCCAGGTGCTCAGCTACCACCGGCAACCCTGGCAGGAGCCACCGGTGCCGCTGCACTTCGAGATTCTCTACGAGGACGAGGTGGTGCTGGTCGTAGCCAAGCCTTCGGGGCTGCCAGTGCTGCCGGGGGGCGGCTTCGTCGAAAATACGCTGCTGGCCCAACTAAAAAAACACTTTCCTGAGCGCACACCTGTACCGGTGCATCGGCTGGGTCGGGGCACCTCGGGGCTGCTGTTGCTCGCCCGCACCCCAAAAAGTCGGGCGGCCCTCAGCGAACAGTTGCGCCGGCAGCAGATCACCAAGATTTACCGGGCTCTGGCCTCGGGCTCGCCGGTGGCCGATCACTTCGCGATCGACCAACCTATCGGCAAGGTGCCCTATCCGGGCCTGGGTTATCTCTGGGCCGCGACGGACGGGGGTCTTACTGCCTACAGCGAGTGCTCTGTGCTCCGCCGCCAGGCCCGAGACAGCCTGCTTGCCGTGACGATCCGCACCGGCAGGCCCCACCAGATCCGCATTCACCTCGCGGCTGCCGGGCATCCCCTGGTGGGCGACCCGCTCTACGGTCCCGGCGGGGTGCCGCAAGCAGTGGAAGGGGAAGGCAGACGGGCAGTACCGGGCGACTGCGGCTACTGGCTGCACGCCTGGAAATTGGGATTCAGGCACCCTGAGAGTGGCCGGGGGCTTGAGCTGACCTGTGCGCCCCCGCCTGGGCTCGCCTGA
- the tsaE gene encoding tRNA (adenosine(37)-N6)-threonylcarbamoyltransferase complex ATPase subunit type 1 TsaE, whose product MKILLADRHATLELGARLARCWQPAVVLLFYGDLGSGKTTCIQGLAHELGIGEPVTSPTFSLIEEYGGGPWPLIHIDLYRLEPQEVPALGLEELWEQPAIVAIEWAERLSELPENYLRIRLDWHEPRTATVGAQGDAAGELLRQLQQLYRDR is encoded by the coding sequence GTGAAGATCTTGCTCGCGGACCGGCACGCGACGCTGGAATTGGGAGCGAGGCTCGCCCGTTGCTGGCAGCCAGCGGTGGTACTGCTGTTTTACGGCGATCTAGGCTCGGGCAAGACGACCTGCATTCAGGGTCTGGCCCATGAGCTGGGCATCGGCGAGCCGGTCACCTCGCCGACTTTTTCTTTGATCGAAGAGTACGGCGGTGGGCCCTGGCCGCTCATCCACATCGATCTCTACCGGCTCGAACCACAGGAAGTACCGGCCCTCGGCCTCGAAGAACTCTGGGAACAACCGGCGATCGTCGCTATCGAATGGGCAGAGCGGCTCAGCGAGCTGCCAGAAAATTACCTGCGCATTCGACTGGACTGGCACGAGCCGCGCACGGCCACTGTCGGAGCCCAGGGCGACGCAGCAGGAGAGCTGCTGCGGCAGTTGCAACAGTTATATCGAGACCGTTAA
- a CDS encoding alkaline phosphatase D family protein, whose amino-acid sequence MFNRRSVLKGTLAVPALLLAGESGFAQATDDYGVASGEPQPDGVLLWTRVPEAFQGSGAVTVRYEVAADSGFSTIVATGSQVTDASSDYTVKVRVSGLAAFSRYYYRFTSDTGYTSVTGRTKTAPAAGSEPARLTFAYVSCQDFTQGYYTVFAAIVADDDADFCVHLGDNIYETGAADFQKGQVRLDTIGGGEATTLDEYRQKYRLYLSDANYREVRRQFCWIHLWDDHEVFNNYAGTELTSASDEARQAAGYQAFLEYLPVEPVSPLAIGSDGKASVQLYRKLSFGSLADLFVLDERQYRDGVVCKSDLFTPPCPELDDPARTMLGTSQKTWLKDNLAASAARWKVILNEVMAMRFAAIDISLFGPTGQAPRYFDRALPIKNPRLYQGANQDLINSLTLYINLDAWDGYPAERQELLQFIGDRQIKNVVFWTGDIHNCYAGLLKPDFTDPNSPTVAVEVVGGSVSSAGVYELVGGLNLTALGRLLLQATNPHILYLDLKYHVYSKAVITPDSMQVSYRAVKSIVSTTSSRFTLKSFTIPNGQPQLIVN is encoded by the coding sequence ATGTTCAACCGCCGCTCAGTTCTCAAAGGGACGCTGGCTGTACCGGCCTTGCTGCTGGCTGGCGAATCGGGTTTTGCCCAGGCCACCGACGACTACGGTGTGGCCTCGGGGGAACCCCAACCCGACGGGGTACTCCTCTGGACCAGGGTGCCGGAGGCGTTCCAGGGCAGCGGGGCGGTGACGGTGCGCTACGAGGTGGCTGCCGACAGCGGTTTTTCGACCATCGTCGCCACCGGCAGCCAGGTGACCGACGCAAGCAGCGACTACACCGTCAAAGTGCGCGTCAGCGGCCTGGCTGCTTTTAGCCGTTATTACTACCGCTTCACGAGCGACACCGGCTACACCAGCGTTACCGGTCGCACGAAGACGGCTCCAGCAGCGGGTAGCGAGCCTGCCCGGCTCACCTTTGCCTACGTCAGCTGCCAGGACTTTACCCAGGGCTACTACACAGTCTTCGCCGCGATCGTCGCCGACGACGATGCCGACTTTTGCGTCCACCTGGGCGACAACATCTACGAGACCGGTGCCGCTGACTTTCAAAAAGGCCAGGTGCGCCTCGATACGATCGGTGGCGGCGAAGCGACCACCCTCGACGAGTACCGCCAGAAGTACAGGCTCTACCTGAGCGATGCGAATTATCGGGAGGTGCGCCGCCAGTTCTGCTGGATTCATCTCTGGGACGACCACGAGGTCTTCAACAACTACGCCGGAACCGAACTTACCTCCGCGAGCGACGAGGCGCGCCAGGCGGCGGGTTATCAGGCGTTTCTCGAATATCTGCCGGTCGAACCGGTCAGCCCACTGGCGATTGGCTCCGACGGCAAGGCGAGCGTGCAGCTCTACCGCAAGCTCTCCTTCGGTAGCCTCGCGGATCTGTTTGTGCTCGACGAGCGGCAGTACCGCGACGGTGTGGTCTGCAAGAGCGACCTGTTTACCCCGCCCTGCCCGGAACTGGACGATCCGGCGCGCACGATGCTGGGGACGAGTCAAAAAACCTGGCTCAAGGACAACCTGGCCGCCTCCGCTGCACGCTGGAAGGTCATTCTCAACGAAGTGATGGCGATGCGCTTTGCGGCGATCGACATTTCGCTATTTGGTCCTACCGGCCAGGCACCGCGCTACTTCGATCGGGCTCTGCCCATCAAAAACCCCCGCCTCTACCAGGGAGCGAACCAGGATCTGATCAACAGCCTCACCCTCTACATCAACCTCGACGCCTGGGACGGCTACCCGGCGGAGCGCCAGGAGCTGCTGCAATTTATCGGCGACAGGCAGATCAAAAACGTCGTCTTCTGGACCGGCGACATCCACAACTGCTACGCGGGTCTGCTCAAACCCGACTTTACCGACCCCAACAGCCCGACCGTAGCGGTCGAAGTGGTGGGCGGCTCGGTCAGCTCGGCGGGCGTCTACGAACTGGTGGGCGGCCTCAACCTCACCGCTTTGGGCCGGTTGCTCCTGCAGGCGACCAACCCCCACATCCTCTACCTCGACCTCAAGTACCACGTCTACTCGAAGGCCGTGATCACCCCCGATTCGATGCAGGTGAGCTACCGGGCCGTAAAGTCGATCGTGAGCACCACTTCGAGCCGCTTTACCCTCAAGTCCTTTACGATCCCCAACGGCCAGCCGCAGCTCATCGTCAACTGA
- the rpsU gene encoding 30S ribosomal protein S21 gives MAQVRLGENETIESALRRFKRVVSKAGILADAKRHRHFETAVEKRRRKAVARQRRKYSRS, from the coding sequence ATGGCGCAGGTTAGACTCGGCGAGAACGAGACGATTGAATCGGCCCTGCGCCGCTTCAAACGGGTCGTCTCCAAGGCGGGTATCCTTGCCGATGCAAAGCGGCATCGCCACTTCGAGACAGCGGTCGAAAAACGGCGGCGCAAGGCGGTGGCCCGGCAGCGCCGCAAATATTCCCGCTCCTGA
- a CDS encoding B12-binding domain-containing radical SAM protein has translation MNVLLFSPIFPKTFWSFERVLNLIGRKVLLPPLGLVTVAAMLPRHWSLRLVDRNVRAETEADWQWADLILISAMMVQKEDFLHLIGEGVRRGKKVAVGGPYPTSMPTDAERAGAHYLVLDEGELTIPMFIAALERGEQSGTFRAAEKPDITATPVPRFDLLELSAYDSMSVQFSRGCPFQCEFCDIIVLYGRKPRTKTPEQLLAELQALVDLGWDRSVFVVDDNFIGNQRNVKRMLKALIPWMQQRGFPFRFTTEASVNLAEDAELMELMVEAGFDSVFLGIETPDEESLNLTQKFQNNRKPLSESCRQITQAGLRLLAGFIIGFDGEKSGAGERIVRFVEQTAIPDAMFSMLQALPGTALWSRLEREDRLVDVGDGMNQSTLMNFVPTRPIDQIAEEYVQAFWELYEPARFIRRCYRHALELGMPKGKRPFKLPALPEMRGLLQIVWLQGVQRARTRRLFWAQLWDLLRRNPQALGAYLTVCAHGEHFFEFREEIRAKIHLQLAGSGLGAAIGETIATRSRPA, from the coding sequence ATGAACGTTCTTTTGTTCTCGCCCATCTTTCCAAAAACCTTCTGGTCCTTCGAGCGCGTTCTCAACTTGATCGGTCGCAAGGTGCTTCTGCCGCCCCTGGGGCTGGTGACAGTAGCGGCGATGTTGCCCAGGCACTGGTCGCTGCGTCTGGTAGATCGCAACGTGCGAGCTGAGACGGAGGCGGACTGGCAGTGGGCCGATCTGATCTTGATCTCAGCGATGATGGTTCAAAAAGAAGACTTTCTGCACCTGATTGGCGAGGGCGTGCGCCGGGGCAAAAAAGTCGCCGTCGGCGGTCCCTATCCCACTTCGATGCCGACGGACGCTGAACGGGCCGGGGCGCACTATCTGGTGCTCGACGAAGGGGAGCTGACAATTCCGATGTTTATAGCTGCCCTCGAGCGCGGAGAACAAAGCGGCACTTTCCGGGCTGCAGAAAAGCCAGACATCACCGCTACACCCGTACCGCGCTTCGACCTGCTGGAGCTGTCGGCCTACGATTCGATGTCGGTGCAATTTTCGCGGGGCTGCCCCTTTCAGTGCGAATTTTGCGACATCATCGTGCTCTATGGCCGCAAACCGCGCACCAAGACCCCCGAGCAGTTGCTCGCCGAATTGCAGGCACTGGTGGATCTAGGTTGGGACCGCTCGGTGTTCGTCGTCGATGACAACTTCATCGGCAACCAGCGCAACGTCAAGCGAATGCTTAAAGCCTTGATTCCCTGGATGCAGCAGCGCGGCTTTCCTTTTCGCTTTACAACCGAAGCTTCTGTCAATCTGGCTGAGGATGCGGAGTTGATGGAGTTGATGGTTGAAGCGGGATTCGATTCGGTCTTTCTGGGCATCGAGACGCCCGACGAAGAGAGCCTCAACCTCACCCAAAAATTTCAGAACAACCGCAAGCCCCTGAGTGAGTCCTGTCGGCAGATCACCCAGGCTGGGCTGAGGCTGCTTGCCGGTTTTATCATCGGCTTCGACGGCGAAAAATCGGGCGCGGGGGAGCGGATCGTGCGTTTTGTCGAGCAGACGGCGATTCCCGATGCCATGTTCAGCATGTTGCAGGCTCTTCCGGGCACAGCCCTCTGGAGTCGCCTTGAGCGGGAAGACCGCCTGGTCGATGTCGGCGACGGCATGAACCAGAGCACCCTGATGAACTTTGTGCCAACCCGGCCCATCGACCAGATCGCTGAGGAGTACGTGCAGGCGTTCTGGGAACTGTACGAACCGGCGCGCTTTATCAGGCGCTGCTACCGCCATGCGCTCGAACTGGGGATGCCCAAGGGCAAGCGTCCTTTCAAGCTGCCTGCCCTGCCCGAGATGCGCGGTCTATTGCAGATTGTCTGGCTGCAGGGTGTGCAGCGCGCCCGGACCCGACGGCTCTTCTGGGCGCAGCTGTGGGATCTGCTGCGGCGCAATCCCCAGGCTCTGGGAGCTTACCTCACCGTCTGTGCCCACGGCGAGCATTTTTTTGAGTTTCGCGAGGAAATCCGCGCTAAGATTCACCTGCAGCTGGCAGGCTCCGGTCTGGGGGCGGCGATTGGCGAAACGATCGCCACGCGCAGCCGCCCAGCGTGA
- a CDS encoding 50S ribosomal protein L25 codes for MSHPHVTAAKRTFGINPRALRRAGKVPAVLYGHQGTQSVSLEVELAAVEQLMQRASVNNTVIDIVIAGVWSGEVLLREKQMDHLLQKPQHLSFFAIAGHGPITMNLPIVFIGEPARVTGERGIMEKVLTELAVIASPESVPESIEVDVSRLGIDDVLHVGDIELPVGLEVLGNMERVVVIVKPSAMSNELASLEAGTPAISQLPAA; via the coding sequence ATGTCTCATCCTCACGTTACTGCTGCAAAGCGCACCTTCGGTATCAATCCACGTGCGTTGCGTCGAGCAGGCAAAGTGCCAGCTGTTCTCTACGGACACCAAGGCACCCAGTCCGTGTCTTTAGAAGTGGAACTAGCTGCTGTCGAGCAGTTGATGCAGCGAGCATCAGTTAACAACACGGTCATAGATATTGTCATCGCTGGAGTTTGGTCTGGAGAGGTACTGCTGCGCGAGAAGCAAATGGACCATCTACTTCAAAAACCCCAGCATTTGAGTTTTTTTGCAATTGCTGGACACGGCCCTATCACAATGAACTTGCCAATTGTCTTTATTGGTGAGCCAGCTAGAGTGACTGGCGAGCGTGGCATAATGGAAAAAGTACTCACAGAACTGGCCGTCATTGCCAGTCCGGAGTCGGTGCCTGAATCGATCGAAGTCGATGTGAGCAGGCTGGGTATCGACGACGTTCTGCACGTGGGAGACATTGAACTGCCGGTTGGCCTAGAAGTGCTAGGCAACATGGAGAGGGTAGTGGTGATCGTAAAACCCTCTGCTATGAGCAATGAACTGGCTTCACTCGAAGCGGGCACGCCCGCTATCTCCCAGCTACCCGCAGCCTAA
- a CDS encoding phosphatase PAP2 family protein: MSRVFSRFRNFWPLLSGLPLAGLLVAALALWVFTALGEDVLEKESFAFDQSILLAIRRLHSPTLDTLMSGITTLGDPKVLVVLSVGLSVALALRRRRAEGLTLLVAGGGAAALNLLLKNLFARSRPELWQRVVAVINYSFPSGHAMGSLVIYGLVGYLLIKHAKHSRGWIAAATIALIAVIGFSRLYLGVHWPTDIIAGYAAGLVWLTACILTLRLWQGRDSAAEK, encoded by the coding sequence ATGTCTCGTGTGTTTTCCCGTTTCCGGAACTTCTGGCCTTTGCTATCCGGCCTGCCCCTCGCGGGTCTGCTCGTGGCCGCCCTGGCCCTGTGGGTTTTCACCGCACTGGGCGAGGATGTCCTTGAAAAGGAAAGCTTCGCCTTCGACCAGTCCATCCTGCTTGCCATCCGTCGCCTCCACTCCCCGACACTGGACACCTTGATGAGCGGCATTACCACCCTGGGAGATCCGAAAGTGCTGGTGGTGTTGAGCGTGGGTCTGAGCGTGGCCCTGGCCCTGCGTCGGCGAAGGGCGGAGGGGCTGACTTTGCTGGTAGCTGGGGGCGGGGCAGCGGCGCTCAACTTGCTACTCAAGAACCTCTTCGCGCGTTCGAGGCCCGAACTGTGGCAGCGGGTGGTCGCGGTGATCAATTACTCTTTCCCGAGTGGTCACGCCATGGGTTCTCTCGTCATCTACGGCCTGGTAGGCTACCTGCTCATCAAACACGCGAAGCACTCGCGGGGTTGGATAGCTGCTGCCACGATCGCGCTTATCGCTGTCATTGGCTTCAGTCGCCTCTACCTGGGCGTGCATTGGCCCACCGACATCATCGCCGGGTACGCCGCCGGGCTGGTGTGGCTGACGGCCTGTATCCTCACCCTGCGCCTGTGGCAAGGACGAGACTCGGCTGCAGAAAAGTAA
- a CDS encoding RNA recognition motif domain-containing protein, protein MTIFVGNLPFSATEQELVDAFAEYGEVKSVKIPTDRETGRPRGFAFVEMDESAEAKAIEELDGATWNNRELRVNKAEPRPERGGGGGGGGYRGGGGGRSGGGGGGGRDRRY, encoded by the coding sequence GTGACGATATTTGTTGGCAACCTGCCTTTTTCTGCTACCGAGCAGGAACTCGTGGACGCCTTTGCCGAGTACGGCGAAGTCAAATCGGTGAAGATCCCGACCGACCGTGAGACGGGTCGGCCCCGGGGGTTTGCTTTCGTCGAGATGGACGAATCTGCCGAGGCCAAGGCGATCGAAGAGCTGGACGGGGCGACCTGGAACAACCGCGAATTGCGCGTCAACAAGGCCGAACCGCGACCCGAACGCGGCGGCGGTGGCGGCGGCGGTGGCTATCGCGGCGGCGGTGGCGGTCGCAGTGGCGGTGGCGGCGGTGGCGGTCGGGATCGCCGCTATTAA
- a CDS encoding fasciclin domain-containing protein: MSNIVDTAVQAGTFKTLAAALGAADLVQTLKGNGPFTVFAPTEEAFAQLPAGTIDSLLKPENKAELVKILTYHVVSGKIFSRDIKPGKVKSVQGGELSIGQQGGKVTVNNATVNQADIAADNGVIHSINQVLMPTG, encoded by the coding sequence ATGTCTAATATTGTTGACACAGCCGTTCAAGCTGGTACTTTCAAGACTCTGGCAGCTGCTCTGGGTGCGGCAGATCTGGTTCAGACCCTCAAGGGTAACGGACCGTTCACTGTTTTCGCTCCGACCGAAGAAGCATTCGCACAATTGCCTGCTGGCACCATCGATAGCTTGCTGAAGCCCGAAAACAAAGCTGAGTTAGTGAAAATCCTCACTTATCATGTTGTTTCCGGTAAAATCTTCTCCCGCGATATCAAGCCTGGTAAGGTCAAGAGCGTTCAAGGTGGTGAGTTGTCAATTGGCCAGCAGGGTGGCAAGGTTACCGTGAACAACGCAACGGTCAATCAGGCAGATATTGCTGCGGACAATGGTGTGATTCACTCTATAAATCAGGTTTTGATGCCCACTGGCTAG